A genome region from Pseudanabaena sp. Chao 1811 includes the following:
- a CDS encoding nSTAND1 domain-containing NTPase yields MSKSSNAHNRAEEDTTAINISPEVELALQQLTSQLDIYQNELVNSFSISPEIEDALQELSLLLDIYDGTFTLLLARCNYVNLRDRAIARLAEIVSTKIRQVRLEPTNKSIYHTIQNTTPAMRDGNLPAVMVVGLEANENVEALIKGLNQIREEFRKNCLYPIVLWINDDVMKQMIKVAPDFESWTTTIEFAIASEDLIDSLTAGTESLFHLSLSANLIDPSYSLGRISHLGGIYISELGVALRDLHNQNQKIEPSLQAGLDFIRGMNTRDFAQALSYLQASYQYWQSIENDERQGLLLYQIGRRRYHLTKLEKHSHEENWRLVEQLFRQSLASFEKAERPDLMTHCYLQLQRTLHHLQSWSELRVISQEALEIHQIHGNVSHLASDYGFLAEAALEEKHWDAAIEYAKEAIVLLANVPANLHWLYGLYLCYLAQAHIQLGNRDEALTHLIEAKQRDHCGHPRMYIRILNELRDLYFSQGKYLEAFQTKQERCAIEQRYGYRAFIGAGQLQSGLEEYSSFAEKAHKTSISPEIHASGRKQDLDELIKRISEPRYKMIVLHGNSGVGKSSFVNAGLMPALQQSSFGGRDVIPISMRVYTSWEQELTHHLVEALQLLQIDTAPLSGFAYSDELHHDLILDLLVEQLRWNESHNLRTVLIFDQFEEFFFVHKHSLSNRLRFFEFIGGLLSDFQYLSSIKVVLSLREDFIHYLLECNHVKGMSAIDNDILSKNVLYPMGNFSAAAAHSTIETLTERAQFYLEPQLIDILVDDLKNEQDEVRPIELQIVGAQMQQDRISTIQQYQKLGSNPKEKLVQRYLDNVVYDCGKENYRLTNLLLYLLTDEQGTRPLKTYAELERSLQQLSTEFRDQNQADMELDTRFEMTDEEEETEIESSRIELVLKILIGSGLVVLIPENAADRCQLVHDYLAVVIRKSQAPEIQKLQKELEQTQGELRQTVRQLEGSLKNSQAIADSLRINSLLDGHLVDLDELAKIIRKAQQWLPDIEAIASENRWQLSSTIYRAIYDVKEKNRLQGHVEGVWIAEFSPDGSQIVTGGLDKVIKLWQIDGQEIAQINGHTGAIRSATFSPDGQMILSSSNDKTLALWNLKGDRLQTFGGHTGTVWSARFSPNGELIVSGSADQTIKLWKLDGTEICTITGHRGDVRTVLFSPNGKWIISGGADKTIMIWELDGTIVQSIKGHSADIRSMSISPCGTLIASGSGDNVLKLWHLTQDAANPESSNAIAIEEVFSIQAHSSAIRSVSFSPDGTTLASGSADKQIKIWDLYGRELQIFKGHDEAVRSVSFSPDGKSLISASLDCTARLWQIDSRAQQVLHGHIAAVRSIAFSPDGQHIASGSLDDQIKIWDLEGNELQTIVGDNDILSVSFSPDGKSLLVGSGDSAISLWSIHGDQHQLQRTFTGHSTAVWSVDFSADGQKIVSGSSDKSVKLWKIDGTELATLKGHKSTVWTVRFSPDGNAIASGSGDDTIKLWNLDGTELQTLRGHRSAVWSVCFSPDGEYLVSGSGDSTIKLWNLKGQLIQTFRGHEAGIWTVSFSPDGRSIISSSSDNTIKLWSLDGKTLQTLKCPDSTPISLCFRPDGCGFASGHGDNAIRLWNLNLSDLINQGGEWLQNYLNYSANVSQEYRNLIGKQ; encoded by the coding sequence ATGTCTAAAAGTAGCAACGCTCACAATCGAGCAGAAGAAGATACCACTGCGATTAATATTTCACCAGAAGTAGAACTTGCCCTTCAGCAACTAACATCGCAGCTTGATATTTATCAAAATGAATTAGTCAATTCCTTTAGTATTTCTCCTGAAATTGAAGACGCACTTCAGGAATTGTCTTTACTGTTGGATATTTATGATGGTACTTTCACGCTCTTGCTCGCTCGCTGTAACTATGTCAATCTGCGCGATCGCGCGATCGCTCGGTTAGCAGAAATTGTATCAACCAAAATTCGCCAAGTGCGTCTAGAGCCTACCAACAAATCAATTTATCACACCATTCAAAACACCACTCCTGCCATGCGAGACGGTAACTTGCCTGCGGTGATGGTGGTTGGATTAGAAGCCAATGAAAATGTAGAGGCTTTGATCAAGGGGCTAAATCAGATTCGGGAAGAATTTCGGAAAAACTGCTTATATCCGATCGTGCTGTGGATCAATGATGATGTAATGAAGCAAATGATCAAGGTTGCTCCTGACTTTGAAAGCTGGACAACCACGATTGAATTTGCGATCGCCAGTGAAGATCTCATAGATTCTCTGACTGCGGGAACGGAATCTTTATTCCATCTTTCTCTCAGTGCGAATCTAATCGATCCTAGTTATAGTCTCGGACGGATCTCGCATTTAGGGGGTATTTATATCTCAGAATTGGGGGTTGCCCTGCGCGATCTGCACAATCAGAATCAGAAAATTGAGCCATCACTGCAAGCGGGTTTAGACTTCATTCGCGGCATGAATACTAGGGATTTTGCTCAAGCATTGTCATATCTCCAAGCAAGTTATCAATATTGGCAATCAATTGAAAATGATGAGCGGCAAGGACTATTGCTTTATCAAATTGGACGGCGACGTTACCATCTCACCAAGCTCGAAAAACATTCCCATGAAGAAAATTGGCGATTGGTCGAGCAGTTATTTAGGCAGAGTTTGGCAAGTTTTGAGAAAGCCGAGCGACCTGATTTGATGACCCATTGCTACTTACAGTTGCAGCGTACTTTACATCATCTGCAATCATGGTCAGAACTGCGAGTAATCTCACAAGAGGCTTTAGAAATCCATCAAATTCACGGTAATGTTAGTCATCTTGCCTCTGATTATGGATTTTTGGCGGAGGCTGCCCTCGAAGAGAAGCATTGGGACGCGGCAATTGAGTATGCTAAAGAGGCGATCGTTCTACTGGCTAATGTGCCAGCAAACCTGCATTGGCTATATGGCTTGTACTTGTGCTATCTTGCCCAAGCGCATATTCAACTCGGTAATCGCGATGAAGCCCTGACACACTTAATTGAGGCAAAGCAAAGAGATCACTGTGGTCATCCGAGGATGTATATTCGGATTTTAAATGAATTGCGAGACCTATATTTCTCTCAGGGAAAATATTTAGAGGCATTTCAAACTAAGCAAGAGCGCTGTGCGATCGAGCAACGTTATGGCTATCGCGCCTTCATCGGGGCAGGTCAATTGCAGTCAGGACTAGAGGAATATTCTAGTTTTGCTGAAAAAGCTCATAAGACAAGCATTTCCCCAGAAATCCATGCTTCAGGTCGCAAACAGGATCTCGATGAACTCATCAAGAGAATTAGTGAACCACGTTACAAAATGATCGTGCTGCATGGCAATTCGGGAGTGGGGAAAAGTTCATTTGTGAATGCAGGGCTAATGCCAGCCTTGCAGCAATCCTCCTTTGGTGGACGTGATGTGATTCCGATTTCTATGCGTGTTTATACCAGTTGGGAGCAAGAACTGACCCATCATTTAGTGGAAGCTCTTCAATTACTACAAATTGATACAGCTCCTTTAAGTGGTTTTGCTTATAGTGATGAATTACATCATGATCTCATCCTCGATCTCTTGGTTGAACAACTGCGGTGGAATGAATCCCATAACCTGCGTACAGTCCTGATTTTTGATCAATTCGAGGAATTTTTCTTTGTTCATAAACATAGCTTGAGCAATCGTCTCCGCTTTTTTGAATTTATTGGAGGATTACTCAGCGATTTTCAATATTTATCATCAATTAAAGTAGTTTTATCTCTCCGTGAAGACTTTATCCATTATTTGCTAGAGTGCAATCATGTCAAAGGTATGAGCGCGATCGACAATGATATTCTCAGCAAAAATGTTCTTTATCCTATGGGGAATTTCTCTGCTGCGGCAGCACATTCCACTATTGAGACTTTGACAGAAAGAGCACAATTTTATCTAGAACCACAACTGATCGATATTTTGGTGGATGATCTTAAAAACGAACAGGATGAAGTGCGTCCTATTGAGTTACAGATTGTCGGCGCTCAAATGCAGCAGGATCGCATTAGCACCATTCAACAATATCAAAAGCTAGGTAGTAATCCGAAGGAAAAATTAGTGCAGCGATATCTAGATAATGTGGTCTATGACTGTGGTAAAGAGAATTATCGCTTAACCAATTTGCTGCTGTATTTACTAACTGATGAGCAGGGAACTAGACCCCTAAAAACCTATGCCGAATTAGAGCGCAGTCTTCAGCAACTGAGTACAGAATTTCGCGATCAAAATCAAGCTGATATGGAATTGGATACTAGATTTGAGATGACAGATGAAGAAGAGGAGACAGAAATAGAAAGTTCTAGAATAGAACTAGTACTCAAAATCTTGATCGGTTCAGGCTTGGTGGTGTTAATTCCTGAGAATGCTGCCGATCGCTGTCAGTTAGTTCATGATTATCTCGCTGTCGTAATTCGTAAATCTCAAGCTCCTGAAATTCAAAAACTGCAAAAGGAGCTAGAACAAACTCAAGGGGAACTGCGCCAAACTGTCCGTCAACTGGAAGGCTCCCTCAAAAATTCTCAAGCGATCGCAGATAGCTTACGCATTAACAGTCTCCTTGATGGACATCTTGTGGATCTTGATGAGTTAGCCAAAATCATCCGCAAGGCGCAACAGTGGTTACCTGATATTGAGGCGATCGCTAGTGAAAACCGATGGCAGCTAAGCAGCACTATTTATCGCGCAATTTACGATGTGAAGGAAAAAAATCGCCTTCAAGGACATGTAGAGGGAGTTTGGATTGCCGAATTTAGTCCTGATGGTTCCCAAATTGTGACGGGTGGTTTAGACAAGGTAATTAAGCTATGGCAGATTGACGGACAAGAAATAGCCCAAATTAATGGACATACAGGTGCGATTCGTAGTGCCACTTTTAGCCCTGATGGACAAATGATCTTGTCGAGCAGTAATGATAAAACACTTGCTCTCTGGAACCTCAAAGGCGATCGCCTGCAAACTTTTGGAGGACATACTGGTACGGTTTGGAGTGCTAGGTTTAGCCCTAATGGGGAGTTGATTGTATCAGGTAGTGCTGATCAAACCATTAAGCTTTGGAAATTGGATGGTACAGAAATCTGCACAATTACAGGACACCGAGGAGATGTTCGTACAGTTTTATTTAGCCCTAATGGGAAATGGATTATCTCAGGTGGTGCGGATAAAACAATTATGATTTGGGAGCTGGATGGCACAATTGTCCAAAGTATCAAAGGACATAGCGCTGATATTCGCAGCATGAGCATTAGTCCTTGCGGTACATTAATTGCCTCAGGTAGTGGTGATAATGTTCTCAAATTGTGGCATCTTACCCAAGATGCTGCCAATCCTGAATCTAGCAATGCGATCGCGATCGAGGAAGTATTTTCGATTCAAGCCCATTCCAGTGCAATTCGTAGCGTTAGTTTTAGTCCCGATGGCACAACCCTAGCCTCAGGCAGTGCCGATAAGCAAATTAAAATCTGGGATCTTTACGGGAGAGAACTGCAAATTTTTAAAGGGCATGACGAAGCTGTGCGATCGGTCAGCTTTAGTCCTGATGGCAAAAGTTTGATTTCTGCGAGTCTCGATTGCACCGCACGCCTCTGGCAAATTGACAGCCGTGCCCAGCAAGTCTTGCATGGACATATTGCAGCAGTTCGGAGCATTGCCTTTAGCCCCGATGGTCAACATATTGCCTCAGGTAGCCTTGATGATCAAATCAAAATCTGGGATTTAGAAGGTAATGAACTGCAAACTATTGTTGGTGATAACGATATTCTCAGTGTCAGTTTTAGTCCTGATGGCAAGAGTCTATTAGTGGGTAGTGGTGATAGTGCTATTTCTTTATGGTCAATTCACGGAGATCAACACCAACTGCAACGGACATTTACAGGACATAGTACGGCAGTCTGGTCAGTAGACTTTAGCGCTGATGGTCAAAAAATTGTCTCTGGCAGCAGTGACAAGTCGGTGAAGTTATGGAAAATTGATGGAACCGAACTCGCGACTCTCAAGGGGCATAAATCAACGGTTTGGACGGTGCGGTTTAGTCCCGATGGTAATGCGATCGCTTCAGGTAGTGGTGACGACACAATCAAACTATGGAATCTTGATGGTACAGAACTACAAACTCTACGGGGGCATCGGAGTGCTGTTTGGAGTGTTTGTTTTAGTCCCGATGGTGAATATCTCGTATCAGGTAGTGGTGATAGTACGATCAAGCTATGGAATCTTAAAGGTCAATTAATCCAAACCTTTAGAGGTCATGAGGCGGGCATCTGGACAGTTAGTTTTAGTCCCGACGGACGCAGTATTATTTCGAGTAGCAGTGATAATACAATTAAGCTATGGAGTCTTGATGGAAAGACATTACAAACCCTAAAATGTCCAGATAGTACTCCAATTAGTCTGTGTTTTCGTCCTGATGGGTGTGGTTTTGCATCAGGTCATGGTGATAATGCCATTAGGTTATGGAATCTTAATCTATCCGATCTCATTAACCAAGGCGGTGAGTGGTTACAGAACTATCTCAATTACAGCGCGAATGTCAGTCAAGAATATCGCAATTTGATCGGTAAACAGTAA
- a CDS encoding adenylate/guanylate cyclase domain-containing protein produces MIQPVTTWEEKTHIVIHGSQDAMQIPLVNAYSWTLGRGSENDIPLSDKCASRNHAMFQIVGENNYFLIDLGSRNGSFVNGRRVTIPVSLKNGDRITLGETNIEFYCPETITVPDAGASPSEETTDAVATAMLHKRQLITVLVVDIRDFTKLTQQMDEHILSEAIGTWFRRAGEIIDRYGSWVDKYIGDAVMTVWIHDTEKSLDTVATQDMLKVYRALHELYEMSNELNQQFDLPFKLRVGAGVNTGYAMVGQMGTSEHPDYTALGDTVNAAFRLESSTKQLGLDVAIGSTTYSHTPYAAVLLPLKQYSVELKGYSAPTVTYAGTFSELGEYIKKLDAE; encoded by the coding sequence GTGATTCAGCCTGTCACAACTTGGGAAGAGAAAACACACATCGTAATTCACGGATCTCAAGATGCGATGCAGATTCCTCTAGTGAATGCGTATTCTTGGACATTAGGACGAGGATCGGAAAATGATATCCCTCTGTCCGATAAATGTGCATCACGTAACCATGCGATGTTTCAAATTGTTGGAGAGAATAACTATTTTTTAATCGATCTAGGTAGTCGTAACGGCTCCTTTGTCAATGGGCGCAGGGTGACTATTCCTGTCAGTCTAAAAAATGGCGATCGCATTACATTGGGAGAAACCAATATAGAGTTTTATTGTCCTGAAACTATAACCGTACCTGATGCGGGTGCATCTCCAAGTGAAGAAACTACTGATGCAGTGGCAACAGCCATGCTGCATAAACGCCAACTGATCACCGTTTTAGTAGTTGATATTCGCGACTTCACTAAGCTAACTCAACAAATGGATGAACATATTCTTTCAGAAGCGATCGGTACATGGTTTCGACGGGCAGGGGAAATAATTGATCGCTATGGTAGTTGGGTAGATAAATATATTGGCGATGCTGTGATGACCGTCTGGATTCACGATACCGAGAAAAGCCTAGACACAGTTGCCACTCAAGATATGCTCAAGGTCTACCGCGCTCTCCATGAACTATATGAAATGAGTAATGAACTTAATCAACAATTTGATTTGCCATTTAAATTACGTGTTGGAGCAGGGGTAAATACGGGATATGCAATGGTGGGGCAAATGGGAACGAGCGAACATCCCGACTATACCGCTTTAGGTGATACGGTGAATGCTGCCTTTCGTTTAGAGTCCTCAACTAAACAATTAGGATTAGATGTTGCGATCGGTTCCACGACCTACAGCCATACACCCTATGCAGCAGTATTACTGCCCCTCAAGCAATATTCTGTAGAACTAAAAGGCTATAGCGCTCCAACAGTTACCTATGCTGGTACTTTCAGCGAACTAGGTGAATATATCAAAAAGTTAGATGCAGAATAG
- a CDS encoding efflux RND transporter periplasmic adaptor subunit, which yields MQTTVSKKQESKEAHRLKNAWKNPWIVVILIVVLLGGGFTVFRALTISNQSTTSANDKTELVESKSLALKIKASGSVVPIETVNLSPKQAGKLVELLVEQGARVAKGQVIARMDNANLVPQLYQAQANAAAIEANLAKLRNGNRPEDVAAAQARVESARGRLEAARSRLALNSMRTSRYRNLQAEGAISRDRLDEVLTDDRSTQADLLTAEANLAEATRQFEQSRNGSRAEDIAQAEAQLAQAIAGIRIIEVQIEDTIIRAPFAGIITQKYANAGAFVTPTTTASSTNSSTSTSIVAIANGLEIIAKVPEVDISQIKIGQEVEIVADAFPSEVFKGKVRLIAPEAIIEQNVTSFQVRVTLETGKDKLQSGMNTDLRFIGQRIDNALVVPTVAIVTQEGKTGLLIADEKGKPKFQPVTVGTTVDNQTQILSGAKAGDRVFVKSPETKAKP from the coding sequence ATGCAAACTACCGTTTCCAAGAAACAAGAATCAAAAGAAGCCCATAGACTTAAAAATGCTTGGAAAAATCCTTGGATCGTTGTGATCTTAATTGTGGTTTTACTAGGTGGTGGCTTTACTGTTTTTAGAGCTTTGACCATCTCTAATCAAAGTACAACTTCAGCTAATGACAAAACTGAATTAGTAGAATCTAAATCTTTAGCTCTCAAAATTAAAGCTAGTGGTTCGGTTGTCCCAATTGAAACTGTTAACCTCAGTCCTAAGCAAGCAGGAAAGTTAGTTGAGTTACTAGTCGAGCAGGGGGCAAGGGTAGCTAAGGGGCAGGTAATTGCAAGGATGGATAATGCCAACTTAGTTCCCCAACTCTATCAGGCTCAAGCTAATGCTGCGGCGATTGAGGCGAATTTAGCGAAATTACGCAATGGTAATCGTCCTGAAGATGTGGCGGCGGCTCAGGCAAGAGTTGAGTCAGCGCGGGGACGATTGGAAGCTGCCCGATCGCGCTTAGCCTTAAATAGTATGCGTACTTCGCGTTATCGCAATTTACAAGCTGAGGGTGCGATTTCCCGCGATCGCCTTGATGAAGTTTTAACGGATGATCGTAGTACCCAAGCTGATTTGCTCACTGCCGAAGCCAATCTTGCTGAAGCTACCCGTCAGTTTGAGCAGTCTCGTAATGGTAGCCGTGCCGAAGATATTGCCCAAGCCGAAGCGCAACTTGCTCAAGCGATCGCAGGGATCAGAATTATTGAGGTGCAAATTGAGGATACAATCATCCGCGCTCCATTTGCAGGGATTATTACTCAAAAATATGCCAATGCGGGAGCCTTTGTTACTCCAACCACTACTGCTTCTTCTACCAATTCATCGACTTCTACTTCGATTGTGGCGATCGCTAATGGTTTAGAGATTATCGCCAAGGTTCCTGAAGTGGATATTTCGCAAATTAAAATTGGTCAAGAAGTGGAAATAGTTGCCGATGCCTTTCCATCGGAAGTTTTTAAAGGGAAAGTACGGTTGATTGCGCCTGAAGCGATTATTGAACAAAATGTAACTTCTTTCCAAGTGCGTGTCACTTTAGAAACTGGCAAAGATAAATTGCAATCGGGAATGAATACGGATTTACGCTTTATTGGTCAAAGAATCGATAATGCGCTAGTTGTGCCAACAGTAGCGATCGTCACTCAAGAAGGTAAAACGGGCTTACTCATTGCTGATGAAAAAGGGAAACCGAAATTCCAACCTGTGACCGTTGGCACAACCGTAGATAATCAAACTCAAATTTTAAGTGGTGCGAAAGCAGGCGATCGCGTATTTGTGAAATCACCAGAAACAAAGGCTAAGCCTTAG